One window from the genome of Pedococcus badiiscoriae encodes:
- a CDS encoding pyridoxal phosphate-dependent decarboxylase family protein, with protein sequence MDDLTLLFQRAADVAARHRSGLPVTPVRPEADAATLRLAVDTVLREAPTPASEVLEELVTAFAPGLVATPGPRFFGFVIGGAMPAASAADMVAVGWDQCAFNGALSPAAAVAEEVAGGWLKTLLGLPPGASVGFVTGAQGANTVCLATARQHVLAEAGWDVGRDGLRGAPMVRVVAGAERHATIDRALRLLGFGTAVVEEVAADANGALDVADLAEVLDRGEQGPTIVCLQAGNVNTGACDDLRRACALARQHGAWVHVDGAFGLWAAASPTRAHLVDGIDLADSWSCDGHKWLNVPYDCGFAICAHPQVHAAALSYTAAYLTGQGGPTPAMGDLVPESSRRARGFAVWAALRELGRDGVADLVDRCCGLAQRFAEGLEVGGATVVNDVVLNQVLVSFGSDARTDQVIDGVQRDGTCWLGGTTWRGRRLMRVSVSNWSTTEADVDRSVAAILRVAAASQS encoded by the coding sequence ATGGACGATCTGACGCTCCTGTTCCAGCGGGCCGCCGACGTCGCCGCGCGCCACCGGTCCGGACTGCCCGTGACCCCGGTGCGTCCCGAGGCCGATGCCGCGACCCTGCGGCTCGCGGTGGACACGGTCCTGCGCGAGGCACCCACCCCGGCGAGCGAGGTCCTCGAGGAGCTCGTCACGGCCTTCGCGCCAGGCCTGGTCGCCACCCCGGGACCGCGGTTCTTCGGCTTCGTCATCGGGGGCGCCATGCCCGCGGCGAGCGCAGCCGACATGGTGGCTGTCGGGTGGGACCAGTGCGCCTTCAACGGCGCCCTGTCCCCCGCGGCAGCGGTGGCCGAGGAGGTCGCCGGTGGATGGCTGAAGACGCTGCTGGGGCTTCCTCCCGGCGCGTCCGTCGGCTTCGTCACGGGGGCCCAGGGGGCGAACACGGTCTGCCTGGCCACCGCGCGCCAGCACGTCCTCGCCGAGGCGGGCTGGGACGTGGGGCGGGACGGGCTGCGTGGCGCCCCGATGGTCCGGGTGGTCGCCGGGGCCGAGCGGCACGCGACGATCGACCGGGCGCTGCGGCTGCTCGGGTTCGGCACCGCCGTCGTCGAGGAGGTCGCGGCCGACGCCAACGGCGCGCTCGACGTCGCCGACCTCGCCGAGGTGCTGGACCGGGGCGAGCAGGGACCGACCATCGTCTGCCTCCAGGCGGGCAACGTGAACACCGGCGCGTGCGACGACCTACGCAGGGCCTGCGCGCTGGCCCGGCAGCACGGCGCGTGGGTGCACGTCGACGGCGCCTTCGGGCTCTGGGCGGCGGCCTCCCCCACCCGGGCGCACCTCGTCGACGGGATCGACCTCGCCGACTCGTGGTCCTGCGACGGCCACAAGTGGCTCAACGTGCCCTACGACTGTGGTTTCGCCATCTGCGCGCACCCGCAGGTGCACGCCGCGGCCCTGTCCTACACCGCGGCCTACCTCACCGGACAGGGCGGCCCGACTCCCGCCATGGGTGACCTCGTGCCCGAATCCTCTCGCAGGGCAAGGGGATTCGCCGTCTGGGCGGCCCTGCGTGAGCTGGGCCGAGACGGTGTCGCAGACCTCGTCGACCGCTGTTGCGGTCTGGCGCAGCGGTTCGCCGAAGGCCTCGAGGTGGGCGGAGCGACGGTCGTCAACGACGTCGTCCTCAACCAGGTCCTGGTCAGCTTCGGCAGCGACGCCCGGACCGACCAGGTCATCGACGGCGTGCAGCGTGACGGCACCTGCTGGCTGGGTGGCACCACCTGGCGCGGCCGCCGGCTGATGCGCGTCTCGGTCTCCAACTGGTCCACGACCGAAGCCGACGTGGACCGGTCAGTGGCAGCGATCCTGCGGGTCGCCGCGGCCTCGCAGTCCTAG
- the trpD gene encoding anthranilate phosphoribosyltransferase → MGATESAGPTESAAPTWPDLLTLLIAGHHLSTEQAAWAMDQVMRGEASPVQVAGFLVALRAKGETVEELRGLADVMLAHANRIEVPGPSLDIVGTGADRSNTVNISTMASVIIAASGIRVVKHGNRAASSASGSADVLEALGVNLTLSPQRVAEVAAEAGITFCFAQAFHPAMRHAAVARSGLGVGTAFNVLGPLTNPAQPTYAVVGVADPRVAPLMAGVFAGRGKDAVVFRGDDGLDELTLSTTSTVWWVSGGEVTQRVLDPLDVGLQRQPVEALRGADAAHNAQVARDLFAGQRGAVRDAVVLNAGMALALARPDLVGTDGTAGGAGGRVGHADSDAAFAAAVRAGMDRAEATLDSGEAAAQLDRWAAATQRASSD, encoded by the coding sequence ATGGGCGCCACCGAGTCTGCTGGCCCCACCGAGTCTGCTGCCCCCACCTGGCCGGACCTGCTCACCCTGCTGATCGCCGGGCACCACCTCTCGACCGAGCAGGCAGCCTGGGCGATGGACCAGGTCATGCGGGGTGAGGCGTCGCCCGTCCAGGTGGCCGGGTTCCTCGTTGCGCTGCGCGCCAAGGGCGAGACCGTCGAGGAGCTTCGCGGCCTGGCCGACGTCATGCTGGCGCACGCCAACCGCATCGAGGTGCCCGGGCCGAGCCTGGACATCGTCGGCACGGGGGCCGACCGCTCCAACACGGTCAACATCTCGACGATGGCCTCGGTCATCATCGCGGCCAGCGGCATCCGGGTCGTCAAGCACGGGAACCGGGCCGCGTCGTCCGCGTCCGGCTCGGCGGACGTGCTCGAGGCGCTCGGCGTCAACCTCACCCTGAGCCCGCAGCGTGTCGCCGAGGTGGCGGCAGAGGCGGGCATCACCTTCTGCTTCGCCCAGGCCTTCCACCCCGCCATGCGGCACGCCGCCGTCGCGCGCAGCGGCCTGGGTGTCGGGACCGCGTTCAACGTCCTGGGGCCGCTCACCAACCCCGCCCAGCCGACGTATGCCGTGGTCGGTGTCGCCGACCCGCGGGTGGCCCCGCTGATGGCGGGAGTCTTCGCCGGGCGCGGCAAGGACGCCGTGGTCTTCCGGGGTGACGACGGACTCGACGAGCTCACCCTGAGCACCACGTCGACGGTGTGGTGGGTCAGCGGTGGGGAAGTCACGCAGCGGGTCCTCGACCCGCTCGACGTCGGCCTCCAGCGCCAGCCGGTGGAGGCCCTGCGCGGCGCCGACGCGGCGCACAACGCCCAGGTGGCGCGAGACCTGTTCGCCGGGCAGCGAGGAGCCGTGCGCGACGCCGTGGTGCTCAACGCCGGGATGGCGCTGGCGCTGGCGCGACCCGACCTCGTGGGCACGGACGGCACGGCGGGCGGGGCTGGCGGCAGGGTCGGGCACGCGGACTCCGACGCGGCCTTCGCGGCTGCCGTGCGGGCCGGCATGGACCGGGCCGAGGCCACCTTGGACTCCGGCGAGGCCGCGGCCCAGCTGGACCGGTGGGCGGCCGCGACCCAGCGCGCCTCGTCGGACTAG
- a CDS encoding response regulator transcription factor has protein sequence MTASHATAAAAPTSSGSTSRSTPHQISVLLYSDDKTTRDAVRVNVGRRPARDVEVVSWRECATAAAVVEAVENSRFDVLILDGEAAPLGGLGLCRQLKSEIFDCPPVLVLTGRPQDGWLATWSLADLAVPHPLDPIALAAAVAELGRLARPSAS, from the coding sequence ATGACCGCTTCGCACGCGACCGCCGCCGCCGCCCCGACCTCGTCCGGGTCGACGTCGAGGTCCACGCCCCACCAGATCTCGGTGCTGCTGTACAGCGACGACAAGACCACGCGCGACGCCGTGCGGGTCAACGTGGGACGTCGTCCGGCACGGGACGTGGAGGTCGTGTCGTGGCGTGAGTGCGCCACGGCTGCTGCCGTGGTCGAAGCCGTGGAGAACTCCCGTTTCGACGTCCTCATCCTCGACGGCGAGGCCGCGCCCCTGGGTGGCCTGGGCCTGTGCCGCCAGCTGAAGAGTGAGATCTTCGACTGCCCGCCGGTCCTGGTCCTCACCGGCCGACCGCAGGACGGCTGGCTCGCGACGTGGTCCCTCGCCGACCTGGCGGTTCCGCACCCGCTCGACCCGATCGCGCTGGCTGCCGCCGTGGCCGAGCTGGGTCGCCTCGCTCGCCCCAGCGCCTCCTGA
- a CDS encoding cytochrome c oxidase subunit 3, whose amino-acid sequence MAPVATASPVTSEPARSAGTIPGHGPVSRPNMVSVGTIVWLASELMFFAGLFAMYFTIRSVESELWKTSTEKLNVPFASINTLVLVTSSVWCQLGVHAAEHGKPHRAGASLLSVASWGMREWYVLTYIFGAVFVSGQVLEYSQLVHEGITLSSTPYGSVFYLTTGFHALHVTGGLLAFLLIIGRTFTTRHYSHAQAAGAVVTSYYWHFVDVVWIALFATIYLLK is encoded by the coding sequence CTGGCGCCTGTGGCGACAGCATCCCCAGTGACCTCAGAACCCGCTCGCTCGGCCGGCACCATTCCCGGCCACGGCCCGGTGTCCCGACCGAACATGGTCTCGGTGGGCACCATCGTCTGGCTCGCCAGCGAGCTGATGTTCTTCGCGGGCCTGTTCGCGATGTACTTCACGATCCGCTCGGTCGAGTCGGAGCTGTGGAAGACGTCCACCGAGAAGCTCAACGTGCCGTTCGCCTCGATCAACACCCTGGTGCTGGTCACCTCGTCGGTGTGGTGCCAGCTCGGCGTCCACGCTGCCGAGCACGGCAAGCCGCACCGGGCCGGCGCGAGCCTGCTGTCCGTCGCCAGCTGGGGCATGCGCGAGTGGTACGTCCTGACCTACATCTTCGGCGCGGTCTTCGTGTCCGGCCAGGTGCTGGAGTACTCCCAGCTCGTCCACGAGGGCATCACCCTGTCCTCCACCCCCTACGGCTCGGTCTTCTACCTGACGACCGGCTTCCACGCGCTGCACGTCACCGGCGGCCTGCTGGCCTTCCTGCTGATCATCGGCCGCACCTTCACGACCCGTCACTACAGCCACGCCCAGGCGGCTGGCGCCGTGGTGACGTCCTACTACTGGCACTTCGTCGACGTCGTGTGGATCGCGCTGTTCGCGACGATCTACCTGCTCAAGTGA
- a CDS encoding c-type cytochrome — protein MNALAARRRHPAAIALLLLLGLILTGVAYAAFAPKQADAASTAASSAQEGRKLFLANCATCHGLQAQGTKAGPALPGVGAAAVDFQMGTGRMPLAAPNVQAPRGPVRFSQDQISSVAAYIASLAPGPAVPDAQYSSGEGGNVALGAELFRVNCAMCHNFAGSGGALTRGKYAPSLRNIKGKHIYEAMATGPESMPVFSDDNISPSAKNDIVAYLHAVDKQKNVGGLALGNLGPVSEGLFVWIFGLGIMVAFAVWLGRKAA, from the coding sequence GTGAACGCCTTGGCCGCCCGCCGCCGACACCCGGCCGCGATCGCCCTGCTGTTGCTCCTCGGGCTGATCCTCACCGGAGTCGCCTACGCCGCCTTCGCGCCCAAGCAGGCCGACGCCGCCAGCACCGCGGCCAGCTCTGCCCAGGAGGGCAGGAAGCTCTTCCTCGCCAACTGCGCGACCTGCCACGGCCTGCAGGCCCAGGGCACCAAGGCGGGGCCTGCGCTTCCGGGCGTGGGCGCGGCTGCCGTGGACTTCCAGATGGGCACGGGCCGTATGCCGCTGGCTGCCCCCAACGTCCAGGCTCCCCGTGGGCCGGTCCGGTTCTCGCAGGACCAGATCTCCTCCGTCGCCGCATACATCGCATCGCTGGCACCCGGCCCGGCCGTCCCCGACGCCCAGTACTCCAGTGGTGAGGGCGGCAACGTCGCCCTGGGCGCCGAGCTGTTCCGCGTCAACTGCGCCATGTGCCACAACTTCGCCGGCTCCGGCGGCGCCCTGACCAGGGGCAAGTACGCCCCGAGCCTGCGCAACATCAAGGGCAAGCACATCTACGAGGCCATGGCCACCGGGCCCGAGTCGATGCCCGTCTTCAGCGACGACAACATCTCCCCCTCGGCGAAGAACGACATCGTCGCCTACCTCCACGCGGTCGACAAGCAGAAGAACGTCGGCGGCTTGGCCCTGGGCAACCTCGGCCCGGTGTCCGAGGGGCTGTTCGTCTGGATCTTCGGCCTGGGCATCATGGTCGCCTTCGCCGTCTGGCTCGGCAGGAAGGCCGCCTGA
- a CDS encoding ubiquinol-cytochrome c reductase iron-sulfur subunit encodes MSEYDTPHGAVVGTSDTHGASQGDGHGYGSTAVRLDQGHIEGTGGLPARFQNPGLPPHVPRMADLDERAAKRAEKQVAALFGLSSLGTVLFIVAYFAIDPEQSGFIPGIGNASIYNVVLGICMALALLGCGVGAVHWAKTLMPDTESVEERHPQRAKDEDRQRVVAGLMEGGEKAQLGRRPLIKFSLLGALALPPLAIILPLIGGLGPLPKDQLSTTMWKKGDRLVRDPERTPIRADQVTIGSVFHVLPESIKDSQHVLEDKAKAAVLLMRLNPEDIKPQKERDWGHDGIVAYSKICTHVGCPVGLYEQQTHHLLCPCHQSTFDVTQDCKVIFGPAHRPLPQLKITVDSQGYLIADAPFREAVGPSFWERGSA; translated from the coding sequence ATGAGCGAATACGACACGCCGCACGGCGCGGTCGTCGGCACGAGCGACACCCACGGTGCCTCGCAGGGCGATGGACACGGCTACGGCTCCACCGCCGTCCGGCTGGACCAGGGCCACATCGAGGGCACGGGCGGCCTTCCGGCGCGCTTCCAGAACCCCGGCCTGCCGCCGCACGTCCCGCGGATGGCCGACCTCGACGAACGGGCGGCCAAGCGGGCCGAGAAGCAGGTCGCGGCCCTCTTCGGTCTCTCGAGCCTGGGGACGGTGCTGTTCATCGTCGCCTACTTCGCGATCGACCCCGAGCAGTCGGGGTTCATCCCCGGCATCGGCAACGCCAGCATCTACAACGTCGTCCTCGGCATCTGCATGGCGTTGGCACTGCTCGGCTGTGGCGTCGGCGCAGTGCACTGGGCCAAGACCCTGATGCCCGACACCGAGTCGGTCGAGGAGCGCCACCCCCAGCGGGCCAAGGACGAGGACCGTCAGCGAGTCGTCGCCGGGCTCATGGAGGGCGGCGAGAAGGCCCAGCTCGGCCGTCGCCCGCTCATCAAGTTCTCGCTGCTCGGCGCCCTCGCACTGCCGCCGCTGGCGATCATCCTGCCCCTCATCGGTGGCCTCGGGCCGCTGCCCAAGGACCAGCTCTCCACCACGATGTGGAAGAAGGGCGACCGCCTGGTCCGCGACCCGGAGCGCACCCCGATCCGGGCCGACCAGGTGACGATCGGCTCGGTCTTCCACGTGCTGCCCGAGTCGATCAAGGACTCCCAGCACGTGCTCGAGGACAAGGCGAAGGCTGCCGTGCTGCTGATGCGCCTCAACCCCGAGGACATCAAGCCCCAGAAGGAGCGCGACTGGGGTCACGACGGCATCGTCGCCTACTCCAAGATCTGCACGCACGTCGGTTGCCCCGTGGGCCTGTACGAGCAGCAGACGCACCACCTGCTCTGTCCCTGCCACCAGTCGACGTTCGACGTCACGCAGGACTGCAAGGTCATCTTCGGGCCGGCCCACCGTCCGTTGCCCCAGCTGAAGATCACCGTTGACTCGCAGGGTTACCTGATCGCCGACGCCCCGTTCCGTGAGGCCGTCGGTCCGAGCTTCTGGGAGCGTGGTTCCGCATGA
- a CDS encoding cytochrome b: MSTEQRTANGDPIGRLRRDDVQPEPPTSPALKAVGGVAGWLDDRTGAAKPVGYLMKKVFPDHWSFMLGEVAMYSMIICLLSGTFLTFWFVPSAGQVVYDGSYLPLRGITMSEAFRSTVDISFDIRGGLLIRQIHHWAALMFIVALSVHMLRVFFTGAFRKPREINWVIGCILSMLALVEGFAGYSLPDDLLSGTGLRAAEGFMRSVPVLGSYLSFALFDGPFPGEAIIPRLFSIHVLLLPAILVGLFTAHIGLVFVHKHTQFPGPGRTNDNVVGFPVMPVYAAKAGGFFFIVFGVIALISGLVTINPIWAYGPYDPSPVTAGSQPDWYMGFADGALRLLPGWLEFTAFGFTFSFNVMIGAILLIPVMYGLMAVYPFLEKWATGDDREHHLLDRPRNNPTRTGLGMAGLTAYGVLMFAAGNDLMAIKLHLSINDITHILRAAFFIAPPIAFWVTKRICLSLQRKDRDLVLHGRETGRIVRTADGRFFEQHEPLDEYTLWNLVQHDDHEVLQIEAATDAHGVASPTARKDKIRAALSRFYFSDTINPVTPAELAAAHHDGHGHEAIEAAPQGELSADGSRPALESARREPPKRP; encoded by the coding sequence ATGAGCACCGAGCAGCGCACCGCCAACGGCGACCCGATCGGTCGCCTGCGCAGGGACGACGTCCAGCCCGAGCCGCCCACCAGCCCCGCCCTGAAGGCCGTCGGCGGCGTGGCCGGCTGGCTCGACGACCGCACCGGAGCGGCCAAGCCGGTCGGCTACCTCATGAAGAAGGTCTTCCCCGACCACTGGTCCTTCATGCTCGGCGAAGTCGCCATGTACTCCATGATCATCTGCCTGCTCTCGGGCACCTTCCTCACCTTCTGGTTCGTCCCCAGCGCGGGTCAGGTCGTCTACGACGGCTCCTACCTGCCGCTGCGTGGCATCACCATGTCCGAGGCGTTCCGCTCGACGGTCGACATCTCGTTCGACATCCGCGGTGGCCTGCTGATCCGGCAGATCCACCACTGGGCCGCGCTGATGTTCATCGTCGCGCTGTCGGTGCACATGCTCCGGGTGTTCTTCACCGGCGCCTTCCGCAAGCCCCGTGAGATCAACTGGGTGATCGGCTGCATCCTGTCGATGCTGGCCCTGGTCGAGGGCTTCGCCGGCTACTCCCTGCCCGACGACCTGCTCTCCGGCACCGGCCTGCGCGCGGCCGAGGGCTTCATGCGCTCGGTCCCGGTGCTCGGGTCCTACCTGTCCTTCGCGTTGTTCGACGGGCCGTTCCCGGGCGAGGCGATCATCCCCCGCCTGTTCTCGATCCACGTGCTGCTCCTGCCCGCCATCCTGGTCGGGCTGTTCACGGCCCACATCGGGCTGGTGTTCGTGCACAAGCACACCCAGTTCCCCGGACCGGGCCGCACCAACGACAACGTGGTCGGCTTCCCGGTCATGCCGGTGTATGCCGCAAAGGCCGGTGGCTTCTTCTTCATCGTCTTCGGCGTCATCGCGCTGATCTCCGGCCTGGTCACGATCAACCCGATCTGGGCCTACGGTCCCTACGACCCGTCCCCGGTCACCGCCGGTTCCCAGCCCGACTGGTACATGGGCTTCGCTGACGGCGCGCTGCGCCTGCTGCCCGGCTGGCTGGAGTTCACGGCGTTCGGGTTCACCTTCTCGTTCAACGTCATGATCGGCGCCATCCTGCTGATCCCCGTGATGTACGGGTTGATGGCCGTCTACCCGTTCCTCGAGAAGTGGGCGACCGGCGACGACCGCGAGCACCACCTGCTCGACCGGCCGCGCAACAACCCGACCCGCACGGGCCTGGGCATGGCCGGCCTGACGGCATACGGCGTGCTCATGTTCGCCGCGGGCAACGACCTGATGGCGATCAAGCTGCACCTGTCGATCAACGACATCACGCACATCCTGCGGGCGGCCTTCTTCATCGCGCCGCCGATCGCCTTCTGGGTCACCAAGCGGATCTGCCTGTCGCTGCAGCGCAAGGACCGCGACCTGGTCCTGCACGGCCGCGAGACGGGACGCATCGTGCGCACGGCGGACGGCAGGTTCTTCGAACAGCACGAGCCGCTCGACGAGTACACCCTCTGGAACCTCGTCCAGCACGACGACCACGAGGTCCTGCAGATCGAGGCGGCCACCGATGCCCATGGTGTCGCGTCCCCGACCGCGCGCAAGGACAAGATCCGGGCGGCGCTGTCCCGGTTCTACTTCTCCGACACCATCAACCCGGTGACCCCGGCCGAGCTGGCCGCGGCGCACCACGACGGTCACGGCCACGAGGCGATCGAGGCCGCCCCGCAGGGCGAGCTGAGTGCCGATGGGTCCCGTCCGGCTCTCGAGAGCGCCCGCAGGGAGCCCCCGAAGCGTCCCTGA
- a CDS encoding metallopeptidase family protein, which yields MGSAEFEEAVGDALDAVPPELMRLLDNVVFFVEDEPPEGDPDLLGVYEGTPITDRGDGWAGALPDRITIFRGPLTRLCDDRGDLLEEIAVTVVHEIAHHFGIDDSRLHDLGWG from the coding sequence ATGGGGTCAGCCGAGTTCGAGGAGGCTGTCGGTGACGCCCTGGACGCGGTGCCCCCGGAGCTGATGCGGCTGCTCGACAACGTCGTCTTCTTCGTCGAGGACGAGCCGCCGGAGGGCGACCCCGACCTCCTGGGTGTCTACGAGGGCACCCCGATCACGGACCGGGGCGACGGCTGGGCAGGCGCCTTGCCGGACCGGATCACGATCTTCCGGGGGCCGTTGACCCGCCTGTGCGACGACCGCGGCGACCTCCTCGAGGAGATCGCCGTGACCGTGGTGCATGAGATCGCCCACCACTTCGGGATCGACGACTCGAGGTTGCACGACCTCGGCTGGGGCTGA
- a CDS encoding L,D-transpeptidase gives MAAVTVLAGCSGAVHSPSTGNVAAHSSSSSSSPSATATPASLSISPARDASNVLPTEPVVVKATTGTLRQVSVTDTAGHQVPGALGSDGSWTSSARLAPSAAYTVTAQATGPDGSPSTTTSTFTTLKPKVIATYGILNAGATVGVGMPVSIQFDSPVATKALRGQIEKLVKVTTSPKQVGAWGWLDNRQLMWRPMNYWLPGTKVSVSAPLTGVQTGDGKWVANDDSASFTIGSSMISTVDIQRHMMTVTRGGVVINTIPISAGRPGPKTETRSGIKVIIRKEGTVVMDSTTIGIKKGQPGYYKITTQSAMRVTWTGEYLHSAPWSVGSQGNANVSHGCVNMSPANAAWMYANSKAGDVVKFTGSSRQFQPAEGIGVWQYSFAAWKAQSALA, from the coding sequence GTGGCAGCGGTGACCGTGCTGGCGGGGTGCTCGGGCGCCGTGCACAGCCCGTCGACCGGCAACGTCGCGGCCCACTCGAGCAGCAGCTCGTCCTCCCCGTCGGCGACGGCCACTCCCGCCTCGCTGAGCATCAGCCCCGCCCGGGACGCCAGCAACGTCCTGCCGACCGAGCCCGTCGTGGTCAAGGCCACCACGGGCACCCTGCGTCAGGTCTCCGTGACCGACACCGCGGGGCACCAGGTCCCCGGTGCCCTGGGCAGTGACGGCTCCTGGACCTCCAGCGCGCGTCTGGCGCCCAGCGCGGCATACACCGTCACGGCGCAGGCGACCGGTCCCGATGGCTCGCCGTCGACGACGACCTCCACGTTCACCACGCTCAAGCCCAAGGTCATCGCCACCTACGGGATCCTCAACGCCGGCGCGACCGTCGGTGTCGGTATGCCGGTGAGCATCCAGTTCGACTCGCCCGTCGCCACCAAGGCCCTGCGCGGTCAGATCGAGAAGCTCGTCAAGGTCACCACCTCACCCAAGCAGGTCGGCGCCTGGGGCTGGCTGGACAACCGGCAGCTGATGTGGCGCCCCATGAACTACTGGCTGCCCGGCACGAAGGTGTCCGTCAGTGCTCCGCTGACGGGTGTGCAGACCGGCGACGGCAAGTGGGTCGCCAACGACGACTCCGCCAGCTTCACCATCGGCTCCTCGATGATCTCCACCGTCGACATCCAGCGCCACATGATGACCGTGACGCGTGGCGGCGTGGTCATCAACACCATCCCGATCAGCGCCGGACGCCCCGGTCCCAAGACAGAGACGCGCTCGGGCATCAAGGTGATCATCCGCAAGGAGGGCACCGTCGTGATGGACTCCACGACCATCGGCATCAAGAAGGGCCAGCCCGGCTACTACAAGATCACCACCCAGTCGGCCATGCGGGTGACGTGGACGGGGGAGTACCTCCACTCGGCGCCGTGGTCGGTCGGATCTCAGGGCAACGCCAACGTCAGCCATGGCTGCGTGAACATGTCGCCCGCCAACGCGGCCTGGATGTACGCCAACTCCAAGGCCGGCGACGTCGTGAAGTTCACGGGCTCGTCCAGGCAGTTCCAGCCCGCCGAGGGCATCGGCGTCTGGCAGTACTCGTTCGCCGCCTGGAAGGCGCAGAGCGCCCTCGCCTGA
- a CDS encoding cytochrome c oxidase subunit 4, giving the protein MKIEYKLFVILAAFFAPVGLIYGIFTHWREPVGPAGLFLSAGLGAMIAFYLWATARRLPERPEDNPSGEIAEQEGEYGFFSPHSWWPLPLAGAAAVCFLGLAIGWWLFIIGAAFGVVALVGWTFEYFKGPHAI; this is encoded by the coding sequence GTGAAGATCGAGTACAAGCTGTTCGTCATCCTGGCTGCCTTCTTCGCCCCCGTCGGGCTCATCTACGGCATCTTCACGCACTGGCGCGAGCCGGTCGGCCCGGCCGGGCTGTTCCTGTCCGCCGGCCTGGGCGCCATGATCGCCTTCTACCTCTGGGCGACGGCGCGACGCCTGCCGGAGCGTCCCGAGGACAACCCGAGCGGTGAGATCGCCGAGCAGGAGGGCGAGTACGGCTTCTTCAGCCCGCACTCCTGGTGGCCGCTGCCGCTCGCCGGCGCCGCCGCCGTGTGCTTCCTCGGGCTCGCGATCGGCTGGTGGCTGTTCATCATCGGTGCGGCCTTCGGGGTCGTCGCCCTGGTGGGCTGGACCTTCGAGTACTTCAAGGGCCCGCACGCCATCTGA